The following are encoded in a window of Halorarum salinum genomic DNA:
- a CDS encoding DUF7534 family protein produces MSEPRGRDGRRVRLLRFLTYVALLDLLALAIAAQFAAPDPLVQLLAVGPMLVVAPVLAYWFVYVRGRNDGG; encoded by the coding sequence ATGAGCGAGCCGCGGGGGAGGGACGGGCGGCGGGTTCGACTGCTCCGGTTCCTGACCTACGTCGCCCTCCTCGACCTCCTGGCGCTCGCGATCGCGGCGCAGTTCGCCGCGCCGGACCCGCTCGTCCAGCTGCTCGCCGTCGGGCCGATGCTGGTGGTCGCGCCGGTGCTCGCCTACTGGTTCGTGTACGTTCGGGGACGGAACGACGGCGGCTGA
- a CDS encoding archaemetzincin family Zn-dependent metalloprotease → MLVDIVPVGDVSAKEKREASAALRSVYDCEVSVHDEQEIPEGAYDRSRNQHRAEQFIELVSRVGAGEKNIGITPEDLYYRRRNYVFGLAYLNGNGSVISSYRLQTSSDGGISSKPSGEVFSDRVRKEVVHEIGHTLGLEHCDNNKCVMSFSPTVREVDVKEENLCGTCSRTVR, encoded by the coding sequence ATGCTCGTCGACATCGTGCCCGTCGGGGACGTCTCCGCGAAGGAGAAGCGGGAGGCTTCGGCGGCGCTCCGTTCCGTGTACGACTGCGAGGTGTCCGTACACGACGAGCAGGAGATCCCCGAGGGCGCGTACGACCGCAGTCGGAACCAACACCGGGCGGAGCAGTTCATCGAACTCGTCTCGCGGGTCGGCGCCGGCGAGAAGAACATCGGCATCACGCCGGAGGACCTCTACTACCGGCGGCGAAACTACGTCTTCGGGCTCGCGTACCTCAACGGCAACGGCTCGGTCATCTCCAGCTACCGCCTCCAGACCTCCTCGGACGGCGGCATCTCCTCGAAGCCCTCGGGGGAGGTGTTCTCGGACCGCGTCCGCAAGGAGGTCGTCCACGAGATCGGCCACACGCTCGGGCTGGAACACTGCGACAACAACAAGTGCGTGATGAGCTTCTCCCCCACGGTCCGCGAGGTCGACGTGAAGGAGGAGAACCTCTGTGGCACCTGCTCGCGGACCGTGCGCTGA
- a CDS encoding ferritin-like domain-containing protein has product MSSDRVVELLRKAYGDEMETVMNYQTNAVVLEGVSAEEIKESLQADIQEELGHAERIGQRLRQLEARPPGSAEFTANQNSLQPPADSTDVLSVINGVLDAEEDAISTYKSLIDAAKEADDPVSEDLGVTLLADEEAHRAEFRGFKKEYGNG; this is encoded by the coding sequence ATGTCCAGCGATCGCGTCGTGGAGCTGCTCCGCAAGGCGTACGGCGACGAGATGGAGACCGTGATGAACTACCAGACGAACGCCGTCGTCCTCGAGGGCGTGAGCGCCGAGGAGATCAAGGAGAGCCTCCAGGCGGACATCCAGGAGGAGCTCGGCCACGCGGAGCGGATCGGCCAGCGCCTCCGCCAACTGGAGGCTAGGCCGCCGGGCTCCGCGGAGTTCACGGCGAACCAGAACAGCCTCCAGCCGCCCGCGGACTCGACGGACGTCCTGTCGGTCATCAACGGCGTGCTCGACGCCGAGGAGGACGCCATCTCGACGTACAAGTCGCTCATCGACGCCGCCAAGGAGGCGGACGACCCGGTCTCCGAGGACCTCGGGGTGACGCTGCTCGCCGACGAGGAGGCCCACCGGGCCGAGTTCCGCGGCTTCAAGAAGGAGTACGGGAACGGGTAG
- a CDS encoding ribosome biogenesis/translation initiation ATPase RLI — translation MADDSIAVVDLDRCQPDRCNYECANFCPPNRTGKDCIVTRGEHYGEDEPYDGGPDQVWISEEICLGESCGICVEKCPFDAIEIINLPSELEDEPVHRYGDNAFALYGLPVPEPGSVTGILGPNGIGKSTAVKMLSGELTPNLGRHDEEANWDAVLDRFRGTELQNYVEKVIEGEVTVARKPQYVDQIPKQFDGNTRELLEATDERGELDHLIERLNVAPVMDQDIDSISGGELQRVALAATLARDVDFYFLDEITPYLDIGQRMTAARLVRELAEDGERSMMVVEHDLAILDLLADTLHVTYGEPGAYGVVTDPKSVRNGINEYLKGYLDNENMRIRPNAITFEEHAPRESVTGRPLFEYPGLEKSYGEGEFSLTVEGGTVYESEVLGIVGPNGIGKSTMAKLFAGQLEPDAGELDFRMDIAYKPQYIDIDRPMRVDAFLASITDQFGSSYWDTEIARPLQLNRIMEQNLTDLSGGERQRVAIAACLSEDADLYLLDEPSAHLDVEQRVQATTAIRRYAENHDATVMVIDHDIYMVDLLADRLMVFDGEPAERGHASPPQEMREGMNDFLADLDVTFRRDERTGRPRINKPDSQLDREQKREGEYYYSV, via the coding sequence ATGGCCGACGACAGCATCGCGGTCGTCGACCTCGACAGGTGCCAGCCCGACCGCTGCAACTACGAGTGCGCGAACTTCTGTCCGCCGAACCGCACCGGGAAGGACTGCATCGTCACCCGCGGCGAGCACTACGGGGAGGACGAGCCGTACGACGGCGGCCCCGACCAGGTGTGGATCTCCGAGGAGATCTGCCTGGGCGAGTCGTGTGGAATCTGCGTCGAGAAGTGCCCGTTCGACGCCATCGAGATCATCAACCTCCCCTCGGAGCTGGAGGACGAGCCGGTCCACCGCTACGGCGACAACGCGTTCGCCCTCTACGGCCTGCCGGTGCCCGAACCCGGCTCGGTGACGGGCATCCTCGGGCCGAACGGCATCGGGAAGTCGACCGCCGTGAAGATGCTCTCCGGGGAGCTGACGCCGAACCTCGGTCGACACGACGAGGAGGCGAACTGGGACGCCGTCCTCGACCGCTTCCGCGGGACGGAGCTCCAGAACTACGTCGAGAAGGTCATCGAGGGCGAGGTGACCGTCGCCCGCAAGCCCCAGTACGTCGACCAGATCCCGAAGCAGTTCGACGGCAACACCCGGGAGCTGCTGGAGGCGACCGACGAGCGGGGCGAACTGGACCACCTCATCGAGCGGCTGAACGTCGCGCCGGTGATGGACCAGGACATCGACTCCATCTCCGGCGGGGAGCTCCAGCGGGTCGCGCTCGCGGCGACGCTCGCGAGGGACGTGGACTTCTACTTCCTCGACGAGATCACGCCGTACCTCGACATCGGCCAGCGGATGACCGCCGCGCGGCTCGTCCGCGAACTCGCCGAGGACGGGGAGCGCTCGATGATGGTCGTCGAGCACGACCTGGCCATCCTCGACCTGCTGGCGGACACGCTCCACGTCACCTACGGCGAGCCCGGAGCGTACGGCGTCGTCACGGACCCCAAGTCGGTCCGGAACGGCATCAACGAGTACCTGAAGGGGTACCTCGACAACGAGAACATGCGCATCCGGCCCAACGCCATCACCTTCGAGGAGCACGCGCCCCGCGAGTCGGTGACCGGTCGGCCGCTGTTCGAGTACCCCGGCCTCGAGAAGTCCTACGGCGAGGGCGAGTTCTCGCTGACGGTCGAGGGCGGGACGGTGTACGAGTCGGAGGTGCTGGGCATCGTCGGCCCGAACGGCATCGGGAAGTCGACGATGGCGAAGCTGTTCGCCGGGCAGCTGGAGCCCGACGCGGGCGAACTCGACTTCCGGATGGACATCGCCTACAAGCCGCAGTACATCGACATCGACCGGCCGATGCGCGTGGACGCGTTCCTCGCCTCGATCACCGACCAGTTCGGCTCCTCCTACTGGGACACCGAGATCGCGCGACCACTCCAGTTGAACCGGATCATGGAGCAGAACCTGACGGACCTCTCCGGGGGCGAGCGCCAGCGCGTCGCCATCGCGGCGTGCCTCTCGGAGGACGCGGATCTGTACCTCCTCGACGAGCCGTCGGCCCACCTCGACGTGGAACAGCGCGTGCAGGCCACGACGGCCATCCGGCGCTACGCCGAGAACCACGACGCGACGGTGATGGTCATCGACCACGACATCTACATGGTCGACCTGCTGGCCGACCGGCTGATGGTGTTCGACGGCGAGCCGGCCGAGCGCGGGCACGCGAGCCCGCCCCAGGAGATGCGCGAGGGGATGAACGACTTCCTCGCCGATCTGGACGTCACCTTCAGGCGCGACGAGCGGACCGGGCGGCCGCGGATCAACAAGCCCGACTCGCAACTCGACCGCGAGCAGAAGCGCGAGGGCGAGTACTACTACTCAGTTTGA
- a CDS encoding UPF0146 family protein has translation MRGPAISFPPVSASRPRAVVRFLARYASLCEVGVGRRPDVAAALADRGRPVTATDVHDRELPAGVRFVRDDVVEASERPDPGDHYRADAVYARNLPPELHRPVLTVARRVDADCLFTTLGGDQAAVDARPVALEDGTTVHVARERNYRRERDDEPKRGSDPERGGDSEREIDPG, from the coding sequence ATGCGTGGCCCCGCCATAAGTTTCCCGCCCGTGTCCGCCAGTCGCCCGCGCGCCGTCGTCCGGTTCCTCGCCCGCTACGCGAGCCTGTGCGAGGTCGGCGTCGGCCGCAGGCCGGACGTGGCCGCCGCGCTCGCCGACCGCGGCCGTCCGGTGACCGCGACCGACGTCCACGACCGGGAACTCCCGGCTGGGGTCCGGTTCGTCCGCGACGACGTGGTCGAGGCGAGCGAGCGACCCGACCCCGGCGACCACTACCGCGCGGACGCCGTCTACGCCCGGAACCTCCCGCCGGAGCTCCACCGGCCGGTCCTGACGGTCGCGCGCCGCGTCGACGCCGACTGCCTGTTCACCACGCTCGGCGGCGACCAGGCGGCCGTGGACGCCCGGCCCGTCGCCCTCGAGGACGGGACGACCGTCCACGTCGCCCGCGAACGGAACTACCGTCGGGAACGCGACGACGAGCCGAAGCGCGGAAGTGATCCGGAACGCGGGGGCGATTCGGAGCGCGAGATCGACCCCGGGTAA
- a CDS encoding TIGR01548 family HAD-type hydrolase has protein sequence MRVDAVVLDVDGVLVDVADSYRRAVVESVERLHGDTLPKADLQAFKDAGGFNNDWELTDAVALYVLARERGLTADVAAFTGAVADRGGGLDAARAVVRTELGEDAADDVEAAWDSDRLRDTFQTLYLGTELYRDVEGGEPPFDARGYVNDEPVIVTPGTIGTLRERYALGVVTGRPREEAVIALERAGLDLPEGHRFTMDDWAEGKPHPRALVTLAERLNARRVAFVGDTLDDVRTAVNAAAADAERAYFGVGVLTGGLTGDEGRAKYADAGATAVVDSVNDLPDLLE, from the coding sequence ATGCGAGTGGACGCGGTCGTGCTCGACGTGGACGGGGTACTCGTCGACGTCGCCGACTCCTACCGGCGGGCGGTCGTCGAGTCGGTCGAGCGGCTCCACGGCGACACCCTGCCGAAGGCCGACCTGCAGGCGTTCAAGGACGCCGGCGGCTTCAACAACGACTGGGAACTGACCGACGCGGTCGCGCTGTACGTGCTCGCCCGCGAGCGGGGGCTGACGGCCGACGTGGCCGCGTTCACCGGCGCCGTCGCCGACCGGGGCGGCGGCCTCGACGCGGCCCGGGCGGTCGTCCGGACCGAACTGGGCGAGGACGCGGCCGACGACGTGGAGGCCGCGTGGGACTCCGACCGCCTGCGGGACACCTTCCAGACGCTCTATCTGGGAACGGAGCTGTACCGCGACGTCGAGGGCGGCGAACCGCCGTTCGACGCCCGCGGGTACGTCAACGACGAGCCGGTCATCGTCACGCCGGGGACCATCGGGACCCTCCGCGAGCGGTACGCGCTCGGCGTCGTCACCGGGCGGCCGCGCGAGGAAGCGGTCATCGCGCTGGAACGGGCGGGCCTCGACCTCCCCGAGGGGCACCGCTTCACGATGGACGACTGGGCGGAGGGCAAGCCCCACCCGCGGGCGCTCGTCACCCTCGCCGAGCGGCTGAACGCGCGTCGGGTCGCGTTCGTCGGCGACACGCTCGACGACGTTCGGACGGCCGTCAACGCCGCCGCGGCCGACGCGGAGCGGGCGTACTTCGGCGTCGGAGTCCTGACGGGCGGCCTGACCGGCGACGAGGGGCGGGCGAAGTACGCGGACGCGGGCGCCACGGCGGTGGTCGACTCCGTGAACGACCTCCCCGACCTGCTGGAATGA